One Flagellimonas sp. CMM7 genomic region harbors:
- a CDS encoding VCBS repeat-containing protein, whose protein sequence is MNKYISLSLLFLVVIGCGKKEGELFSNPSAEDTGVTFTNTLTESDDLNILDYLYFYNGGGVAIGDINNDGLPDIFFSGNQVKNALYLNKGGLKFEDISETAGIQGKSSWNTGTVMGDVNGDGFLDIYVCAAVGINGFEGHNELFINNGDNTFSESAAKYGLDFDSYSSSVAFLDYDLDGDLDLYLLNHAVHTQESFGRVDLRYTRNFETGDKLLRNDGEKFTEVSEEAGIYGGINGYGLGIAVSDFNLDGYPDLYIGNDFHEDDYYYLNNGDGTFTESLRKHFGHTSRFSMGSDVADINHDGLPDFISLDMLPEDETPLKSSEGDDNIQVQRLRIERYGYHYQFTRNMLYVNRPSGNYLETALLSGIAATDWSWSALFGDYNQDGEQDLFVSNGIPKRPNDLDYIRFISNEQIQKKLDNTKLVDQEALNLMPSGAINNVVFKGSTNLQFENKSDHWITKDTLISGATAYGDLDNDGDLDLVTNNINSPATIYINKTNASANYLKIQPKFKEKNPFAIGTKVYSYHKGILQYKELYTSRGFQSSSEPVIHFGYGNTQKVDSIKIVWPDKSYQTLKDIAANQTLEVKLDNPKPFSYKSIKSKAKMLFKKVDDNLGIDFTHIEDNHIDFNREKLIPYRVSDLGPATAIGDLNGDEKEDIFFGGSKFFPSKIYVQQDTSFVEQNFLELQKDSVKEDVVALIKDLNGDGKNDVFLGSGGADFSGKAKPLLDSYFTKKDSTFRKSNLPDLFENVSVVKANDFDHDGDLDLFVGASTVTSKFGEIPNSYILLNEGGNFSIMENAPFQNAGMVTDAIWTDFDNDGQNDLILIGGWMAPKFYKNSNGSFSAVDLLDSPLKGLWQAIHPFDIDSDGDMDYLLGNWGSNSKFSASETAPMKMFFSDFDENGSTETIVATQKNGKYYPILGLDELSGQLVFLRKKFNTYKEFAGKTMEQLFDKKVLVKAKVLEVHELRSGYLKNVGNTFTFVPFKAELQVSPIKSFLSHDFNGDSKNEVLVAGNYFGVTPFQGRFDSFPGALITNEKDIILGDRLGLDLAQKSIRHLNIVATNSGTYLLVTLNNDKAQIYRVQN, encoded by the coding sequence ATGAATAAATACATTTCTTTATCACTCCTCTTCCTGGTTGTTATAGGTTGTGGAAAAAAAGAAGGTGAGCTTTTCTCAAACCCATCTGCCGAAGATACTGGGGTTACATTTACCAATACCCTAACGGAATCAGATGATCTAAACATTTTGGACTACCTCTATTTTTATAACGGTGGTGGAGTTGCTATTGGCGATATCAACAATGATGGTCTGCCAGATATTTTCTTTTCAGGAAATCAGGTAAAAAACGCATTGTATTTAAATAAAGGTGGACTAAAGTTTGAGGATATTTCTGAAACTGCAGGTATTCAAGGGAAGAGTTCATGGAATACCGGTACCGTAATGGGAGACGTAAACGGAGATGGTTTTTTGGATATTTACGTGTGTGCCGCAGTTGGAATCAATGGGTTTGAGGGCCATAATGAGCTGTTCATTAATAATGGCGACAATACGTTTTCAGAAAGTGCTGCAAAATATGGATTGGATTTTGATTCGTACAGTTCTTCTGTTGCTTTCTTGGACTATGACCTAGATGGGGATTTGGACCTTTACTTATTAAACCATGCAGTGCATACCCAAGAATCGTTTGGTAGAGTTGATCTGCGCTATACACGGAATTTTGAAACGGGAGATAAACTGCTTAGAAATGATGGGGAGAAATTTACTGAAGTCAGTGAAGAAGCAGGAATCTATGGCGGAATCAATGGATATGGGTTGGGTATAGCCGTTTCCGATTTTAACTTAGACGGTTATCCAGATCTTTATATTGGAAATGACTTTCATGAAGATGATTATTACTATTTAAATAATGGTGATGGAACGTTTACCGAAAGTCTTAGAAAACACTTTGGACATACAAGCAGGTTCTCTATGGGGAGCGATGTTGCTGATATTAATCATGATGGCTTGCCGGATTTTATTTCTTTGGATATGCTTCCGGAAGATGAAACCCCGTTAAAATCTTCAGAAGGGGATGATAATATTCAAGTTCAACGACTTCGTATTGAGCGTTACGGATATCATTATCAATTTACAAGAAACATGCTTTATGTAAACCGACCCAGCGGCAACTATCTAGAGACTGCATTGCTTAGTGGGATTGCGGCCACTGACTGGAGTTGGAGCGCACTGTTTGGAGATTACAATCAAGATGGAGAACAGGACTTGTTTGTTTCCAACGGAATTCCAAAACGTCCTAATGATTTAGATTACATCCGTTTTATTTCCAACGAACAGATTCAGAAGAAACTGGACAACACTAAACTTGTAGACCAAGAGGCACTTAATCTAATGCCTTCTGGAGCAATAAATAATGTTGTTTTTAAAGGCAGTACAAATCTTCAATTTGAAAACAAATCTGACCATTGGATTACCAAGGACACCTTAATATCAGGTGCTACTGCATACGGGGATTTGGATAACGATGGAGATTTGGATTTGGTTACCAATAACATAAACTCACCTGCCACCATTTATATAAATAAGACCAACGCAAGTGCAAACTATCTTAAGATTCAACCCAAGTTTAAAGAAAAGAATCCTTTTGCTATTGGAACAAAAGTCTATTCTTACCACAAAGGTATACTGCAATATAAAGAGCTCTATACCAGTCGAGGGTTTCAGTCGAGTTCAGAGCCGGTAATACACTTTGGGTACGGAAATACCCAAAAGGTTGACTCAATAAAAATTGTTTGGCCAGATAAGTCATATCAAACTCTTAAAGACATTGCCGCCAATCAAACCTTAGAGGTAAAGCTGGATAATCCCAAACCATTTAGTTACAAATCGATTAAATCCAAAGCTAAAATGCTTTTCAAAAAAGTAGATGATAATTTGGGGATAGATTTTACACATATAGAGGACAATCATATCGACTTTAATAGAGAAAAACTCATTCCTTACCGTGTATCCGATTTAGGTCCGGCAACTGCGATAGGAGATTTAAATGGGGATGAAAAAGAAGATATTTTCTTTGGGGGATCAAAGTTCTTTCCTTCTAAAATTTATGTGCAACAGGATACATCATTTGTGGAGCAAAATTTTCTTGAGCTACAAAAAGATTCGGTTAAAGAAGATGTGGTTGCACTAATAAAAGATTTGAATGGAGACGGAAAGAATGATGTTTTTTTAGGTTCAGGCGGGGCAGATTTCTCAGGAAAGGCAAAACCTTTACTAGATAGTTATTTTACTAAAAAGGATTCTACTTTTAGAAAATCCAATTTGCCAGATTTATTTGAAAATGTTTCCGTTGTTAAAGCAAATGATTTTGACCACGATGGTGATTTAGATCTTTTTGTGGGTGCCAGTACTGTTACATCCAAATTCGGAGAGATTCCCAATTCATACATATTGCTAAATGAAGGTGGCAATTTTTCAATAATGGAAAATGCCCCATTCCAAAATGCTGGAATGGTCACAGATGCTATTTGGACGGATTTTGACAATGATGGCCAAAACGATTTGATCTTAATAGGAGGGTGGATGGCTCCTAAATTCTATAAAAATTCCAATGGGAGTTTTAGTGCAGTAGACCTTCTGGATAGTCCGTTAAAAGGTCTTTGGCAAGCTATTCACCCTTTTGATATTGATTCCGACGGAGATATGGACTACTTGCTTGGCAATTGGGGTTCCAACTCAAAATTTAGCGCGTCTGAAACAGCTCCTATGAAAATGTTTTTCTCCGATTTTGATGAAAACGGAAGTACGGAAACTATTGTTGCCACGCAAAAAAATGGAAAATACTATCCTATTCTGGGGCTGGACGAATTATCAGGACAATTGGTCTTTCTTAGAAAAAAGTTCAATACCTATAAAGAGTTTGCAGGGAAAACCATGGAGCAACTTTTTGACAAAAAAGTCCTTGTCAAGGCAAAAGTCTTAGAGGTTCATGAGCTGCGTTCTGGCTATTTGAAGAATGTAGGTAATACATTCACTTTTGTACCCTTTAAAGCGGAGCTACAAGTTTCTCCAATTAAATCCTTTTTATCCCATGATTTTAATGGCGATTCTAAAAATGAGGTTTTAGTAGCTGGAAACTATTTCGGCGTCACACCTTTTCAAGGAAGGTTCGATTCTTTTCCGGGAGCATTGATAACTAATGAAAAAGATATAATTTTGGGTGATAGATTGGGCTTAGATCTTGCACAAAAATCAATAAGACACCTAAATATAGTCGCAACCAATAGCGGAACTTATCTATTGGTAACGCTTAATAACGATAAAGCCCAGATATATAGGGTACAGAATTAA